The genomic DNA GAGGACGAGGTGGGAGCGTGGTGGAAGCATGACCGAGGCCAGCGGACGTACGGTGACGGCCGAGTCGGAGGTCGCCGAGATCTGCCGTGACCTGATCCGGATCGACACCAGCAACTACGGGGACGGCTCGGGCCCGGGCGAGCGCAAGGCCGCCGAGTACGTGGCCGAGCAGCTCGCCGAGTTCGGGCTGGAGCCGAAGATCTACGAGTCCGCCAGGGGGCGGGCGTCCACCGTGGTGCGGATCGAGGGCGAGGACCGGTCGCGGCCGGGCCTGCTGATCCACGGCCACACCGACGTGGTTCCGGCCAACGCCGACGACTGGACCCACCACCCCTTCTCCGGGGAGATCGCCGACGGCTGCGTCTGGGGCCGGGGCGCGGTGGACATGAAGGACATGGACGCGATGACCCTGGCGGTGGTCCGCGACCGGCTGCGCACCGGCCGCAAGCCCCCGCGCGACCTGGTGCTGGCGTTCGTCGCGGACGAGGAGGCGGGCGGCACGTACGGCGCCCGCTACCTGGTGGACGAGCACCCGGACCTGTTCGAGGGCGTCACCGAGGCGATCGGCGAGGTCGGCGGCTTCTCCTTCACCGTCAACGACCAGGTGCGGCTGTACCTGGTGGAGACGGCGGAGAAGGGGATGCACTGGATGCGCCTGACCGTCGAGGGCCGGGCCGGGCACGGTTCGATGGAGAACGACGACAACGCCATCACCGAGCTGTGCGAGGCGGTCGCCCGCCTCGGCCGGCACCGCTTCCCGCTGCGGATCACGAAGACCGTGCGGGCCTTCCTGGACGAGCTCTCGGACGCGCTGGGCGTGCGGCTCGACCCGGAGAACATGGACGAGACGCTGAAGGTGCTCGGCGGCATCGCCAAGATGATCGGCACCACGCTGCGCAACACCGCGCAGCCGACCATGCTCGGTGCCGGCTACAAGGTGAACGTGATCCCCGGCCAGGCCACCGCGCACGTGGACGGCCGCTTCCTGCCCGGCTACGAGGAGGAGTTCCTGGCCGAGCTGGACAGCGTGCTCGGCCCCCGGGTGAAGCGCGAGAGCCTGCACTACGACAAGGCGCTGGAGACCAGCTTCGACGGCGACCTGGTGGAGGCGATGCAGAGCGCGCTGCGCGCCGAGGACCCGATCGCCCGCGCGGTGCCGTACTGCCTGTCGGGCGGGACGGACGCCAAGTCCTTCCAGGACCTCGGCATCCGCTGCTTCGGCTTCGCGCCGCTGCAGCTGCCGCCGGATCTGGACTTCGCCGGCATGTTCCACGGCGTGGACGAGCGGGTGCCGGTGGACGGCCTGAAGTTCGGCGTCCGGGTGCTGGACCGGTTCCTCGACGCCTGCTGAGGCGCGCCCCGACCGTCCTCCTGGTCGATCATCCGTTCTTCCTATCACCGGTGCGGGTGAATCCGTGACCGCCTCCGTTTCCCCTGCGAAGGCGCCTCGTTCACCCGTATGCAGCCCGGGGGAAAGCGGGCTGCGGATATCGACCAGGAGGAATACATGAAGGCCAAGAAGATCGCTGCCGTCGCCGCTGCCACCGGTGGCCTGGTGCTCGCCGGCGCGGGTGCCGCCGCCGCCCACGGCGGTGCGTCCGCCGCCGGCGCGGCCACCAACTCCCCGGGCGTGCTGTCCGGCAACCTGATCCAGGTTCCGGTGCACGTCCCGGTCAACGTCTGCGGCAACACCATCAGCGTGATCGGCCTGCTCAACCCGGCCTTCGGCAACAACTGCCAGAACTTCTGAGCCGGGCCCGTCCGCTGCCGACGGTCACGTGACACCCGCGCCCCCGAGCGGAGGATTCCCCGCTCGGGGGCGCGCGCTTTTCGCTCTCACCACCACGCTGTTCGATTTCCTCACCCGATCGGATGAACGGGCGGAATCCGGCCGATCCTTTGTCGCCGGATGTCGTTGTCTCTGTATCGGCGAGGAAATCGTCAAGTATTCCGACAATCTGAAATAGTCAGGGGAGTCAATGCGACAGGTCGCAAAGAAGGGCCTCCTCACTGCCATGGCCACCGGCAGTGTGCTGGCCTCGACCGCAGGCTACGCGTACGCGGCGGGGAGCGACGCCCAGGGCGCCGCGGCCGGCTCGCCCGGTGTGGGCTCGGGCAACGCGGTCCAGGCGCCCGTGGACATCCCCGTGAACGCCTGCGGCAACACCATCAACCTGATCGGCCTGCTCAACCCGGCCTTCGGCAACAACTGCGGCAACACGGGCGGCGCGCACACCGGCGGCTCGCAGACCGGCTCCGGCAGCCACGCCGGCTCCTCGGCGAGCGGCTCCACCACCGGCTCGCCCGGCGTCGTCTCCGGCAACAACGTCCAGGCCCCGGTCAACGCCCCGGTCGACGCGTGCGGCAACTCGGTCAACGTGGTCGGCATCGGCAACCCCGCGTTCGGCAACGACTGCGGCAACCACGCGGCCCCGCACCACCAGCCGCCCACCACCCCGCCCGGCCACGACGACTGCCCGCCCGGCCACCCGGGCGACCGCACCCCGCCGGCGACCCAGACGCCCCCCGGCACCGGCTCCACCGGCGGCGACCACACCCCGGGCGGGACGAACGGCACCCCGCGCACCGGCGGCGGCACCCCGGAGGGCGGGGTCGTCCCGGCCTCGTCGACCACCACCGCGGGCACCCCGCGCACCGGCGCCCCCGCGGTCGACACCGCCGAGGCCGTGGCCGGCGACCGCCTGGCCTCCACCGGCGTCTCCGGCCTGGAGCTGCTCGCCCCGACCGGCGCCCTGCTGCTGATCGGCGGCGGCGTGCTCTACCGGCGCTCCCGCGTCTCCGCCGGGGTCTGACGGCGCCCGCGCGTCCGGTCCCGGCCTTCCGGCCCGGCCGTGCCGCACCGGGCCTTCCGGGCACCCGCCCGGGAGGCCCGTCCGCGCGCCCGCTACCAGCTGCTGCGGACCTGCCGGATGATGCGGCGGCGGAGCAGCACCGTCCGACTTCCGTCGGGGTAGAGGCGCAGCCGGTCCAGCTCCCAGTGGCCGTACTCGGCGTGCTCGGTGAGGAGCTGCCGGGCGGCGTTGCGGGTGGTGCCGCGCGGCAGGCGCAGCGACTGGTACTCGTACTCCGGCTGCCGGACCGGGTTGGGTCGCGTCAAGGCGTCTCCTCTGCTGTGCGCTGCTGCAAGCGTACGACTCGGGGCCGACACGGCCGGATCGTCCACCATGAGCCTCGCCGGTGTCCGAGCTGACCGTCAATCAGTTTTGGTACCGAGGAGAGGGATACCCGATCCGGCCGCGGGAACGCCCGCCGTGACCGCTTCGCGACCGGCACAGAACCACCCGGATCGGACATCAGGGCGGAACTTGTCGTGAATTAGCGGCCGTAGGTGACAACCGCTGTGCGTGTCGTCGGCGGGTGGGGATAGCGTCTGCACCATGTCTGATGCCGCGCAGCTGACCATTACCGAGGTACGGGCCGCCGCCGAGGCGGTCAAGGCCGCCATCGACCGCCACCTGCAGGCGGTCTCCAGCACCGTCGAGGCCGGGGATCCCGCCGTTGTCAGCGCCTACGAGGAGCTCGCTGCGGCGGCGATCGCCTACGACCAGATCCTGTACGAGGTGTACGACGAGGTCACCCCGTTCGAGGTGCCGGGCGACGAGCCCGGCGGGACGTACCGGGGCCCCGACCACCCGGAGGCGATCAGCGTGCTGATCCGCCGGGACTACCTGATCACCGATCCGAAGCGGCTGCGTGCCCAGGCCGAGCGGGTCGACGCCGAGCTCACCCCCGGCGGCGGCGAGGACGGCGGCGTGACCGCCGCGATCGGCGCGGTGTTCAGCGAGTTCGAGCCGGACGAGATCGCCGCCCGCGCGGAGGAGTTCGGCCTGGAGGAGGGCGATTCCACGCTGTGGGTCTCCGCCACCGAGCCGAGCGAGCCCGGCGAATGGCTGCCCGAGCCGTTCGAGGGCGCCGACCCGGAGCTGCTGATCTGCCGCTTCGACGTCAGCGAGGTCTACGACGACGAGCTGGACGGCTACGAGACCGAGGACGGCGAGGACGGCGAGGACTGAGTCCCGCCGTGTACACCGAGGGGGCGTGCGGGTCGTCCGCACGCCCCCTCGGGCCGTCTCGCGGGCCCGCCCTCCGTGGGCGGGCCCGCCCGCTACTGCTCGGTCAGGATCGCCCGCAGCCGGGTGGTCCGGTCCTGGGCCGGCCGCTCGGCCACCGCCTGGGCCAGCGCCGGGCCCGCGGCGTGCACCACCGACAGGTGCCGCTCGGCCCGGCCGAACGCCGTGTACACCCACTGCCGGGTCAGCCCGGCCGCCGCGTCCTCCGGCAGCACCGCCACCACGGCGGGCCAGCGCCGGCCCACCGCCTGGTGCGCGGTGACCGCCCAGCCGTGCCGCAGCTTCGCCGCCTGCGCGGGCGAGAGCGTCAGCCGCTCGCCGTCGCCCAGCTCCAGGTGCAGGCCGGCCGCGTCGCCGTCCAGC from Kitasatospora terrestris includes the following:
- a CDS encoding M20/M25/M40 family metallo-hydrolase, translating into MTEASGRTVTAESEVAEICRDLIRIDTSNYGDGSGPGERKAAEYVAEQLAEFGLEPKIYESARGRASTVVRIEGEDRSRPGLLIHGHTDVVPANADDWTHHPFSGEIADGCVWGRGAVDMKDMDAMTLAVVRDRLRTGRKPPRDLVLAFVADEEAGGTYGARYLVDEHPDLFEGVTEAIGEVGGFSFTVNDQVRLYLVETAEKGMHWMRLTVEGRAGHGSMENDDNAITELCEAVARLGRHRFPLRITKTVRAFLDELSDALGVRLDPENMDETLKVLGGIAKMIGTTLRNTAQPTMLGAGYKVNVIPGQATAHVDGRFLPGYEEEFLAELDSVLGPRVKRESLHYDKALETSFDGDLVEAMQSALRAEDPIARAVPYCLSGGTDAKSFQDLGIRCFGFAPLQLPPDLDFAGMFHGVDERVPVDGLKFGVRVLDRFLDAC
- a CDS encoding chaplin codes for the protein MKAKKIAAVAAATGGLVLAGAGAAAAHGGASAAGAATNSPGVLSGNLIQVPVHVPVNVCGNTISVIGLLNPAFGNNCQNF
- a CDS encoding chaplin, whose product is MRQVAKKGLLTAMATGSVLASTAGYAYAAGSDAQGAAAGSPGVGSGNAVQAPVDIPVNACGNTINLIGLLNPAFGNNCGNTGGAHTGGSQTGSGSHAGSSASGSTTGSPGVVSGNNVQAPVNAPVDACGNSVNVVGIGNPAFGNDCGNHAAPHHQPPTTPPGHDDCPPGHPGDRTPPATQTPPGTGSTGGDHTPGGTNGTPRTGGGTPEGGVVPASSTTTAGTPRTGAPAVDTAEAVAGDRLASTGVSGLELLAPTGALLLIGGGVLYRRSRVSAGV
- a CDS encoding DUF5703 family protein yields the protein MTRPNPVRQPEYEYQSLRLPRGTTRNAARQLLTEHAEYGHWELDRLRLYPDGSRTVLLRRRIIRQVRSSW